In Bacillus sp. SB49, a single window of DNA contains:
- a CDS encoding GNAT family N-acetyltransferase, with protein sequence MRWVRKSFDELSKEELYRILMTRVAVFVVEQECPYPEVDGRDQDSLHLWLEVDGEIAAYCRIISPENVDGHYTIGRVLVTEDHRGKGYARAMMTEAVRLLEEEWKVGRIFLHGQEHLRHFYGSFGFEEISDVYLEDGIPHVDMIKQTAGG encoded by the coding sequence ATGAGATGGGTCAGGAAATCATTTGATGAGCTTAGCAAAGAGGAATTATACCGGATCTTAATGACACGGGTGGCTGTATTTGTCGTGGAGCAGGAATGCCCTTATCCGGAAGTCGACGGCAGAGATCAAGATTCTCTGCATCTGTGGCTGGAGGTGGATGGAGAGATAGCGGCATACTGCCGGATTATTTCTCCGGAAAATGTGGATGGCCATTACACGATTGGTCGTGTCCTGGTGACAGAGGACCATCGAGGGAAAGGCTATGCGAGGGCGATGATGACGGAAGCGGTTCGTCTGTTGGAGGAAGAATGGAAAGTTGGAAGGATCTTTCTTCATGGTCAGGAACATCTGCGCCACTTCTATGGATCCTTCGGCTTTGAGGAAATATCCGACGTGTATTTGGAGGATGGCATCCCGCATGTCGATATGATAAAGCAGACAGCAGGCGGCTGA
- a CDS encoding TOMM precursor leader peptide-binding protein, which produces MTPSVTLIGNGRLAGCIQEEWNLPNDLLYMSSWQENWTQETDLLILADDHWNPRLHLQAEKAARENHIPWVRSFFSFGEGIIGPFVQPERKGCSQCADYRRRMASNHRRDLSSIQHFLVETGRTTEECPDPFRIRSMAIMLIEEVRAWAEDRPLRTTDHIALFSTQTMKRSLHYVLPDSNCFVCGTVPVDDRETAKIDIQSNRKISSTTFRTKTMEELSRSLSNDYLDTQTGLLNSRMIELDTPFSDVIVNLPLPHADEGSAGRTNSFQTSENTAILEGLERFCGTDPKGKRTTVYDCFQNLPSAVHPFSLGVHAAEDYETENHPFTPFDPERKTNWVWGYSFLRKEPVLVPERLAYYSTGCGDGFVFETSNGCAIGGSREEAIFYGIMEVLERDSFLLSWYARLPLKRIDPSTIPDQELQWMLLRLEEISGYDLHLYDATMEHGIPSVFTIIKNRNQKEERLNLLCAGGAHLDPIKAIKGALFESAGMIEPLNKIFRRNKASYMPMLHDDALVRSMDDHGMLYGLKEAEKRLDFLLQQKLPGHTFSECYSPPPRREDLKEDLMDVLQRLHLNDLDVIVVDQTTEEIRKNGLHCVKVIIPGALPMTFGHHLRRITGLKRVLEVPKALGYKERKLRLEELNPHPHPFP; this is translated from the coding sequence ATGACTCCATCGGTTACCCTTATTGGAAATGGAAGGTTGGCGGGGTGTATTCAGGAAGAATGGAACCTTCCGAATGATCTTCTGTATATGTCTTCCTGGCAGGAGAATTGGACACAGGAAACAGACTTATTGATTCTTGCGGATGACCACTGGAATCCAAGACTGCATCTTCAGGCAGAGAAAGCCGCAAGAGAAAACCACATTCCATGGGTGCGTTCCTTTTTTTCCTTCGGAGAAGGTATAATCGGTCCATTCGTTCAGCCGGAGAGAAAAGGATGCTCTCAATGTGCCGATTACCGCCGGCGTATGGCTTCTAATCATCGAAGAGACCTCTCTTCTATACAGCATTTTCTTGTTGAAACGGGAAGAACTACCGAAGAATGCCCGGATCCGTTCCGTATCAGGAGCATGGCCATTATGCTGATAGAAGAGGTTAGAGCATGGGCGGAAGACAGACCGTTACGCACCACAGACCATATTGCCTTGTTTTCCACCCAAACAATGAAGCGTTCTTTGCATTATGTTCTTCCGGATTCGAATTGCTTCGTCTGCGGCACGGTTCCGGTTGACGACAGGGAGACTGCAAAAATCGATATACAATCAAACAGAAAAATATCGAGCACCACCTTTCGGACGAAGACGATGGAAGAACTCAGCCGATCCCTTTCAAATGATTACCTGGATACTCAGACCGGCTTACTTAACAGTAGAATGATAGAGCTTGACACACCGTTTTCCGATGTCATCGTCAACCTGCCTCTTCCACACGCAGATGAAGGGTCGGCAGGCAGAACCAATTCCTTTCAAACGAGTGAGAATACAGCGATTCTTGAGGGACTGGAACGATTCTGCGGAACAGATCCAAAAGGAAAAAGAACGACGGTTTACGATTGCTTTCAGAACCTTCCTTCCGCAGTCCATCCATTTTCATTAGGGGTGCACGCCGCAGAAGATTATGAAACAGAAAACCACCCGTTCACTCCTTTCGATCCTGAACGGAAAACGAACTGGGTATGGGGGTATTCCTTCCTTCGCAAGGAGCCCGTATTGGTTCCGGAAAGGCTCGCCTATTACAGCACCGGCTGCGGAGATGGATTTGTCTTTGAAACATCCAACGGCTGTGCGATCGGGGGAAGCAGAGAGGAAGCGATTTTTTACGGAATCATGGAAGTACTGGAGAGAGATTCTTTCCTCCTCTCCTGGTATGCCAGGCTTCCACTTAAGAGGATAGATCCCTCCACTATACCTGATCAGGAATTACAATGGATGCTGCTGCGATTAGAAGAGATTTCGGGTTATGATCTCCACCTCTATGACGCAACGATGGAGCATGGAATTCCGAGTGTATTTACAATCATTAAGAATCGAAATCAAAAGGAGGAGCGACTGAATCTCCTATGTGCCGGCGGTGCACACCTTGATCCGATCAAAGCCATTAAAGGGGCATTGTTTGAAAGTGCAGGAATGATCGAACCGTTGAACAAAATATTCCGCCGGAATAAAGCATCCTATATGCCGATGCTCCATGATGATGCATTGGTTAGAAGTATGGATGACCACGGCATGCTTTATGGGTTGAAAGAAGCAGAAAAACGTCTGGATTTTCTGCTCCAGCAAAAATTGCCAGGTCATACATTCAGTGAATGTTACTCCCCTCCGCCCCGCCGGGAGGACTTGAAAGAGGACCTGATGGATGTCCTGCAACGTCTGCACCTTAACGATTTAGATGTCATCGTTGTGGATCAAACAACGGAAGAAATACGAAAAAACGGGCTTCATTGTGTAAAAGTAATCATACCAGGGGCACTCCCAATGACATTCGGCCATCACCTCAGAAGAATCACTGGTTTGAAACGAGTATTAGAAGTACCGAAAGCCTTGGGATACAAAGAAAGAAAATTAAGATTGGAGGAACTGAATCCTCATCCACATCCATTTCCTTAG
- a CDS encoding heterocycloanthracin/sonorensin family bacteriocin, whose protein sequence is MNHFKNDLQNLNVGEYRAQPLTPNDQANVYGNDARLCVFGCFGCFNCFRCAGCGGCGGCGGCAGCARCGGCGGCARCGGCARCGR, encoded by the coding sequence ATGAATCATTTCAAGAATGACCTGCAGAACTTGAACGTCGGGGAATACCGTGCTCAACCATTAACACCAAACGATCAGGCAAATGTGTACGGCAACGACGCCCGCTTGTGTGTATTCGGTTGTTTCGGATGCTTTAACTGCTTCCGATGTGCTGGTTGTGGTGGTTGTGGCGGATGCGGAGGTTGTGCCGGTTGTGCAAGATGCGGCGGGTGCGGTGGATGCGCCCGTTGTGGCGGATGCGCAAGATGCGGCCGTTAA
- a CDS encoding pyridoxal phosphate-dependent aminotransferase has protein sequence MKQFPQSKALKRLPDQFFATLIDKLAAFEKEATMEVLNLGQGNPDQPTPNHIVESLQQASENPEYHKYPPFHGFDFLKNAVSEYYQREYGVDIDPKTEVAILPASKTGLVELCQCLLDPGDIALVPDPGYPDYWSGIEMVGAEMKSMPLLEENDFLPDYDQIDEESFQKAKMMFLNYPNNPTGAIADREFFERTIAEAEKNDVCVIHDFAYGAIGFDGKKPLSFMEVDGAKNVGVEVYTMSKTYNMAGWRVGFAVGNPSVIEALELIQDHYFCSLFGALQEASATALLSSQACVHELRDTYEERRDLLVTGLKEAGYNVMPCKGSFFVWLKVPEGYDSQSFADALLQKVGLFVAPGVGFGTHGEGYVRIGLNNSEEKLQESVRRFEEFLSYTEA, from the coding sequence ATGAAACAATTCCCGCAATCCAAAGCGTTAAAGCGTCTTCCTGACCAATTCTTCGCTACACTGATCGATAAACTGGCCGCATTTGAGAAAGAAGCGACCATGGAGGTCCTTAACTTGGGACAGGGAAACCCAGACCAGCCGACCCCGAATCATATCGTAGAATCGCTCCAGCAAGCTTCTGAAAATCCGGAATATCACAAATATCCACCCTTCCACGGTTTCGATTTCCTGAAAAACGCCGTCTCCGAGTACTATCAGCGGGAGTACGGGGTCGATATCGATCCAAAGACAGAGGTAGCCATCCTCCCTGCCAGTAAAACCGGCCTGGTGGAATTATGCCAATGTTTACTTGATCCGGGTGATATCGCGCTGGTTCCAGATCCCGGGTACCCGGATTATTGGTCTGGAATTGAAATGGTCGGCGCGGAAATGAAGTCCATGCCCCTTCTGGAAGAGAACGATTTTCTCCCGGATTACGACCAGATCGATGAAGAGAGCTTCCAAAAAGCGAAAATGATGTTCCTCAATTACCCTAATAACCCGACCGGTGCGATCGCCGATCGTGAATTTTTCGAACGGACCATTGCGGAAGCCGAGAAAAACGATGTCTGTGTCATCCACGACTTCGCCTACGGGGCGATTGGATTCGACGGAAAGAAACCTCTCAGCTTCATGGAAGTCGATGGTGCCAAGAACGTCGGAGTCGAAGTATATACCATGTCCAAAACCTATAACATGGCCGGGTGGCGTGTCGGGTTCGCTGTAGGCAATCCAAGTGTCATCGAAGCGCTTGAGCTTATTCAGGATCACTACTTCTGCAGCTTATTCGGTGCCTTACAGGAAGCATCCGCCACCGCTCTACTCAGCTCCCAGGCGTGCGTCCATGAACTGAGAGATACGTATGAAGAGCGACGTGACCTCCTCGTTACCGGTTTAAAAGAAGCTGGATACAACGTCATGCCGTGCAAAGGGTCCTTCTTCGTATGGCTCAAAGTCCCGGAAGGATACGACTCCCAATCTTTTGCAGATGCCCTTTTACAAAAAGTCGGGTTGTTCGTAGCTCCCGGAGTCGGATTCGGTACTCACGGGGAAGGATACGTACGGATCGGACTCAACAATTCCGAAGAGAAGCTTCAGGAATCTGTCCGCCGATTCGAGGAATTCCTTTCCTACACGGAAGCATAA
- a CDS encoding SagB family peptide dehydrogenase, translated as MHPESFLYRLHFQSQAVIPSDWEVDWEDAPLPYKLYKELPSFLLDHHIPLNPSPLGRRKLEGAEWIGHFLWFAYGLTQFAHTAAPADSEEKTSTSFPSLRRFAPSGGGLYPSELYLYVKETPFAQGVYHYDAAHHRLVLIREGNFDDYITKTLGLRLDVSSCKAVCFITTVYWKNFFKYHNFSFRLQGLDAGAVISQTEETARQFGLHSRVHLSFLHKAADHLLGLNRLEETTLGILALSEQEIPAATGKEELTGASLIEEIPAVQTTCYQRSKHIKPHQDILQLHEAAILSSSSLFRTNASVPQQEKYGKDIYPLSESRATTSSFRDACMNRCSPEGDFIDRSMDAGKIAALLKQSTLPDVSSISIYLCINGTDRIDAGAYEYDPASHSLLTIEKGDFRQMLQSGMTMHNVPLHHTPLCIHVAGARNVDAGGYRMQLIHAGRVMQRILLAASALGMNGHPLLGFHVPIPDSIYQLDIRNQTTLIQIPIGYHTPKSRLSGVLHA; from the coding sequence ATGCACCCCGAGTCCTTTCTGTACCGTCTCCATTTTCAAAGCCAGGCGGTCATCCCTTCCGACTGGGAGGTAGATTGGGAAGATGCCCCCCTTCCCTACAAACTGTATAAAGAACTGCCATCCTTCTTACTGGATCACCATATCCCTTTGAACCCAAGCCCTCTAGGCAGAAGGAAATTAGAAGGGGCGGAATGGATCGGCCATTTTCTTTGGTTCGCATATGGACTCACCCAGTTTGCCCACACGGCGGCGCCGGCAGACTCGGAGGAGAAGACATCTACATCCTTCCCTTCGCTTCGTCGCTTCGCACCTTCAGGAGGAGGACTGTATCCGAGCGAGCTGTATCTTTATGTAAAAGAGACGCCTTTTGCACAAGGCGTCTACCATTATGATGCCGCCCATCATCGTCTCGTATTAATAAGAGAAGGAAACTTCGATGACTATATAACGAAAACCCTTGGACTTCGTCTGGATGTTTCTTCATGCAAAGCCGTATGTTTCATCACAACGGTATATTGGAAGAATTTCTTTAAATACCATAACTTCTCATTCCGGCTGCAAGGCTTGGATGCGGGGGCAGTAATCAGCCAGACAGAGGAAACAGCACGTCAATTCGGCTTGCATTCACGTGTCCATCTTTCGTTCCTTCATAAGGCAGCTGATCACCTGCTCGGCCTCAATCGTCTGGAAGAAACGACGCTGGGCATCCTGGCGTTATCGGAACAAGAGATACCTGCTGCAACTGGGAAGGAAGAGCTTACAGGTGCATCTCTAATCGAGGAAATCCCAGCGGTGCAGACGACCTGTTACCAACGGTCGAAACATATAAAACCACACCAGGATATCCTCCAGCTCCATGAAGCAGCCATTCTATCTTCCTCTTCCCTCTTCCGTACCAATGCATCCGTACCGCAGCAAGAAAAATACGGTAAAGACATTTATCCACTCTCTGAGTCGCGCGCCACCACCTCTTCCTTCAGAGATGCATGTATGAACCGCTGCTCGCCCGAAGGGGACTTTATAGATAGATCTATGGATGCCGGGAAAATAGCGGCCCTTTTGAAACAGTCCACTCTTCCGGATGTATCATCCATTTCCATCTATTTATGTATAAATGGTACTGACAGAATAGATGCAGGAGCATACGAATACGACCCTGCCTCCCACTCTCTTCTAACCATAGAAAAAGGCGATTTCCGCCAGATGCTGCAGTCCGGGATGACCATGCATAACGTCCCGCTTCACCATACGCCTTTATGCATTCATGTGGCAGGAGCAAGGAATGTAGACGCAGGCGGTTATCGGATGCAGTTGATTCATGCCGGAAGGGTGATGCAGCGAATATTACTGGCAGCGAGCGCTTTAGGAATGAACGGACACCCCCTGCTTGGATTTCACGTTCCCATTCCCGACTCGATTTATCAACTAGACATCCGGAACCAGACGACACTCATCCAGATTCCGATCGGTTACCATACCCCGAAAAGCAGACTGTCCGGTGTTCTCCATGCCTAA
- a CDS encoding dimethylarginine dimethylaminohydrolase family protein, translated as MEGVTESEKVGCRTEYATLKKVLVCKPAYMKIGEVINETQKHYGDVGIDTSIALKQHEAFVRVLQEFGVEVLEIPAEHRLNEQVFTRDIAFTIHDRLFIASMKQAVRRGETEALSKWLTQEGIPAERPLSSSIEGGDVIIDEDTIWVGISGRTSEEGASELAARLPDYRMEPLCLQEDILHLDCVFNIISPETAIIYPPAFTKEGLEKIKSRFRLIPVTKKEQFYMGPNVLSIGEGRVISLPQNDRLNGVLQSEGFEVVPVDFSEIIKSGGSFRCCSMPLQRQ; from the coding sequence ATGGAAGGTGTGACGGAAAGTGAAAAAGTGGGTTGCAGGACGGAATATGCGACACTTAAGAAAGTACTTGTTTGCAAACCGGCTTATATGAAAATTGGAGAGGTCATTAACGAAACGCAGAAGCACTATGGCGACGTTGGTATCGATACCAGCATTGCTTTAAAGCAGCATGAAGCCTTTGTCCGTGTCCTGCAGGAATTCGGTGTAGAAGTGTTGGAAATACCAGCAGAACACCGGCTGAATGAGCAGGTGTTTACAAGAGATATTGCCTTTACCATTCACGACCGGCTTTTCATCGCCTCCATGAAACAGGCCGTAAGAAGAGGCGAAACCGAAGCGTTATCGAAGTGGCTGACACAAGAAGGTATCCCTGCAGAAAGGCCGTTGTCGTCCTCTATTGAAGGCGGAGACGTCATCATCGACGAGGATACGATCTGGGTGGGGATAAGCGGGAGGACGAGCGAAGAAGGGGCAAGTGAACTGGCCGCCCGCCTTCCGGATTATCGCATGGAGCCGCTCTGCCTGCAGGAAGACATCCTTCATCTGGACTGTGTTTTTAATATCATAAGCCCTGAGACAGCGATCATTTATCCTCCCGCATTCACGAAAGAAGGACTGGAGAAGATCAAGTCACGCTTTCGACTGATACCTGTTACAAAGAAAGAGCAGTTTTATATGGGACCGAATGTGCTTTCCATCGGAGAAGGACGAGTAATCAGTCTTCCTCAAAACGATCGGTTGAACGGGGTCCTGCAGTCGGAAGGCTTTGAAGTCGTCCCGGTCGATTTTTCAGAGATCATTAAATCCGGCGGGTCTTTCCGATGCTGCTCGATGCCGCTGCAGCGACAATAA
- a CDS encoding FAD-dependent oxidoreductase: MKLLIIGGDAAGMSAAMQIVRNSEGHEIIVFERGEITSYGQCGLPYVLSGDVDDAEDLIARDPETFRSKYGIDVRTNHLVEKVDCDRKVVHGTDDRTGEAFEEKYDRLLIASGASPVLPPWEGKDLPGIYTLKTIPDVEAIRKDMTPDTKRVTIIGGGYIGLELAESFVTIGKEVRLIQRGSQLGEMFDEEMASSIHEEAEKHGVDLHLNESVEAFRGEGRVRTVCTDQGEYDTDLVIVAVGVTPNTSFLEGTGIFKGLKDAVSVNAFMETSILDIYAAGDCAMQYHRVKQKLDYIPLGTHANKQGQIAGLNMVDQHKSFHGIVGTSILKFFHLSLGRTGLSAKEAEREKIPHLSVTIDSTHAAGYYSKDDPMTVKLVYHQSSRRLLGGQIIGGRGVDKRVDVLATALYHDMTVDDLQDLDLSYAPPFNSVWDPIQQASRRAE; this comes from the coding sequence ATGAAGTTACTGATCATCGGAGGAGATGCTGCGGGGATGAGTGCAGCGATGCAGATAGTACGCAATAGTGAAGGTCATGAAATCATCGTGTTTGAGAGAGGAGAAATAACGTCCTACGGTCAGTGCGGCCTGCCTTATGTACTGAGTGGAGACGTGGACGATGCGGAAGACTTAATCGCACGTGACCCGGAGACGTTTCGGTCTAAATACGGAATCGACGTGCGGACGAACCACTTGGTCGAGAAGGTGGATTGTGATCGAAAGGTCGTCCATGGAACCGACGACAGAACCGGGGAAGCCTTTGAAGAAAAGTACGACAGGCTATTAATTGCTTCCGGTGCTTCTCCTGTTCTGCCGCCATGGGAGGGAAAGGATCTTCCCGGCATTTACACCTTGAAGACGATCCCGGATGTGGAGGCCATTAGGAAAGACATGACTCCCGATACGAAACGAGTGACAATCATTGGGGGCGGTTATATCGGACTTGAGTTGGCGGAAAGTTTCGTAACGATCGGTAAGGAAGTCCGCCTGATTCAGCGGGGGTCCCAGCTCGGTGAAATGTTTGATGAGGAAATGGCCTCCTCCATCCATGAGGAAGCGGAAAAGCACGGAGTGGATCTGCATCTTAATGAGTCGGTAGAAGCCTTCCGCGGGGAAGGGCGGGTTCGTACCGTTTGTACAGATCAAGGGGAGTATGACACGGACCTTGTCATCGTAGCAGTCGGTGTGACGCCTAATACTTCTTTTCTTGAGGGAACAGGCATCTTCAAGGGTCTGAAGGATGCTGTTTCGGTCAATGCCTTTATGGAGACAAGTATTCTCGACATCTATGCTGCTGGTGACTGCGCTATGCAGTACCACCGGGTCAAACAGAAGCTTGATTATATACCCCTTGGTACGCATGCGAACAAACAGGGGCAGATTGCCGGGTTGAATATGGTTGACCAGCACAAGTCGTTTCACGGAATTGTCGGGACCTCTATTCTGAAATTCTTCCACTTGTCCCTTGGACGAACAGGTTTAAGTGCTAAAGAAGCAGAGAGGGAGAAGATTCCTCATTTGTCGGTCACCATCGATTCCACCCATGCAGCCGGCTATTATTCCAAGGATGATCCGATGACGGTAAAGCTCGTCTATCACCAGTCTTCCCGGCGTCTGCTCGGCGGGCAGATCATCGGAGGAAGGGGTGTGGATAAAAGGGTGGATGTCCTTGCAACCGCTCTCTATCATGACATGACAGTGGATGATCTTCAGGACCTGGATTTATCGTATGCTCCTCCGTTCAACAGCGTATGGGATCCGATACAACAGGCTTCCCGTCGAGCTGAATAA
- a CDS encoding DUF2254 domain-containing protein, which produces MFSNMLPISLKKYLQMPKRQRKHEVQMAIWYMPFIYIIMSLVVVGITLTLDLVVEVNQYTQNIFQINAEVTRMLVSTLIGGMLTLSAFTLNSLLVVLTTFSGQFSPRMLLNFVSDKRTQHALGIFNGNFVYVLITFLFIGNAQREFFVAVPIITVLLTFISAVTFVYFINHATTWMQVHNITSTMKKTSETMINQTLHRDLEPYRKKNPEDLLEAYQDDARQIKSPVSGYIQLVDYREMIEQARKDDIIVHLHAQVGDYVLKGNTLFSYWGPGAAGNDYKEYCSMVHIGHKETELQDIQMGMHKLAEVAIKALGNDDPKTATNTIHQMADLMLTVEDYITFTPYLMDQEEQTRVVLLSESFESYIYRGFGFIRHYARSNHLIITELIRGLGMVAESIDESKHQMLWKFACDTLDHIEEEVIYTLDKTFLLQAMNHLAELTNNTLDYFAIERRFYDELPTS; this is translated from the coding sequence ATGTTCAGCAACATGCTTCCCATATCATTGAAAAAATATCTTCAGATGCCAAAGAGGCAGAGGAAGCACGAGGTGCAGATGGCTATATGGTATATGCCGTTCATCTATATCATTATGTCCCTCGTGGTCGTCGGGATCACCCTGACGCTTGACCTCGTCGTAGAAGTCAATCAATATACTCAAAACATATTTCAGATCAACGCTGAAGTTACCCGCATGCTTGTCAGTACGCTGATCGGGGGCATGCTGACGTTAAGCGCATTCACATTGAACTCCCTGCTTGTCGTCCTCACGACATTCAGCGGCCAGTTTTCACCAAGGATGCTTCTAAACTTCGTTTCGGATAAACGGACACAACATGCTCTCGGGATCTTCAACGGCAACTTCGTCTATGTATTGATTACCTTCTTATTTATCGGAAATGCCCAACGTGAATTCTTCGTAGCCGTACCGATTATTACCGTCCTGCTCACCTTTATATCTGCCGTCACATTCGTGTATTTCATCAACCATGCCACGACATGGATGCAGGTCCACAACATTACAAGCACCATGAAAAAAACGTCAGAAACAATGATTAACCAAACGCTGCATAGAGACCTTGAACCATACCGCAAAAAAAACCCGGAAGACTTGTTGGAAGCATACCAGGATGATGCCCGTCAGATTAAATCACCCGTATCCGGCTACATACAGCTGGTGGATTATCGGGAAATGATTGAACAGGCGAGAAAAGACGACATTATCGTCCATCTTCACGCCCAAGTCGGCGACTATGTATTGAAAGGGAATACACTCTTCAGCTACTGGGGGCCCGGCGCAGCGGGCAACGATTATAAAGAATATTGTTCTATGGTACATATCGGTCATAAGGAGACGGAATTGCAGGACATTCAGATGGGGATGCATAAACTGGCGGAAGTAGCGATTAAAGCACTGGGAAATGACGATCCCAAAACAGCGACCAACACGATCCATCAAATGGCCGATCTCATGCTTACCGTGGAGGACTACATCACCTTCACCCCTTATTTAATGGACCAAGAGGAACAGACGAGAGTCGTGCTTCTGTCTGAGTCGTTCGAATCCTATATTTACAGGGGATTCGGATTTATACGACATTATGCGCGCAGCAACCACCTTATCATTACGGAGTTGATCAGAGGTCTTGGGATGGTGGCAGAATCCATCGACGAATCTAAGCACCAGATGCTGTGGAAGTTCGCCTGCGATACGCTTGATCATATCGAAGAAGAAGTCATTTATACGCTTGATAAGACTTTTCTGCTGCAGGCGATGAACCACTTAGCAGAACTTACAAATAATACATTGGACTATTTCGCTATCGAACGCCGCTTTTACGACGAACTTCCAACTTCTTAA
- a CDS encoding aldehyde dehydrogenase family protein, producing MSPKTFTKQFINGCWKNGSSDKFVENINPYTEQSIASIPSANEEDLNEAYEAAYQAQKYWMNTTPREKQGYFDRLLEVVQDRKGEIVDWLVKESGSTMVKAEVEFQATVGIIRESATFPNRMAGQILPSNTPGKENRIYRSPKGVIGVIGPWNFPLHLAVRSIAPALATGNTVVVKPASDAPATSGLLIADLFEEAGFPEGVINVVVGRGSEIGDAFVTHPYAKLISFTGSTEVGSHIGELAGKHIKDTALELGGNNAMIILEDADIDRAVQAATFGKFLHQGQICMSLNRIIVHERVHDEFVEKFKQKVESLKVGDPGEKDTVVGPLINRDAVERIQKDMNASVEQGAEILTGGKAEGNVFHPTILTGVTNDIPIAQNEVFGAVGAVIKASSEEEAIEIANGSPYGLSGSVFTTDIHRGVEVAKQIETGMIHINDQSVNDEAHVAFGGEKESGLGRFNGEWALDKFTTVKWIGVMNGYRKYPF from the coding sequence ATGAGCCCTAAAACATTTACGAAACAGTTTATAAACGGATGCTGGAAGAATGGGTCCAGCGATAAATTTGTCGAAAATATTAATCCTTACACAGAACAGTCGATCGCTTCTATCCCCTCAGCAAATGAGGAAGACTTGAACGAAGCATATGAAGCTGCCTATCAAGCTCAGAAGTACTGGATGAACACAACCCCAAGGGAAAAGCAGGGCTATTTCGACCGCCTGCTGGAGGTCGTTCAAGATAGAAAAGGTGAAATAGTCGACTGGCTCGTCAAGGAATCGGGAAGTACGATGGTTAAAGCCGAGGTGGAATTTCAAGCGACTGTAGGAATTATCAGGGAATCGGCTACGTTCCCCAACCGTATGGCTGGACAGATCCTTCCGTCTAATACTCCGGGGAAAGAGAATAGGATATACCGTTCGCCTAAGGGTGTGATCGGAGTCATTGGTCCATGGAATTTCCCACTTCATTTAGCTGTTCGTTCGATTGCGCCGGCCCTTGCTACGGGGAACACAGTCGTCGTTAAACCGGCCTCTGACGCGCCGGCGACATCGGGGCTCTTGATTGCCGACCTCTTTGAAGAAGCGGGATTCCCTGAAGGAGTGATCAATGTCGTAGTAGGGCGCGGATCGGAAATCGGGGATGCGTTTGTAACACACCCTTATGCAAAATTAATTTCCTTCACTGGTTCGACAGAGGTAGGGAGCCACATAGGTGAATTGGCTGGAAAGCATATTAAAGATACGGCGTTGGAACTCGGTGGTAACAATGCAATGATCATATTAGAGGATGCGGATATCGATCGTGCGGTTCAGGCGGCGACATTCGGGAAGTTCCTGCATCAGGGTCAGATTTGTATGTCGTTAAACCGGATCATTGTTCATGAACGTGTCCATGATGAATTCGTTGAAAAGTTTAAGCAAAAGGTGGAAAGCCTGAAGGTAGGCGACCCGGGAGAAAAAGATACAGTGGTCGGTCCCTTAATTAACAGAGATGCGGTAGAACGCATTCAGAAAGATATGAACGCGAGTGTGGAGCAAGGAGCGGAAATCCTTACAGGCGGAAAAGCGGAAGGGAATGTTTTTCACCCAACTATCCTTACTGGAGTGACCAATGATATACCGATTGCTCAAAATGAGGTGTTTGGAGCAGTGGGAGCAGTAATTAAGGCGTCTTCCGAAGAAGAAGCGATTGAAATAGCCAACGGTTCTCCCTATGGTCTCAGCGGCTCCGTCTTTACGACAGATATCCACAGAGGAGTGGAGGTTGCCAAGCAAATTGAAACCGGTATGATTCACATTAATGATCAATCAGTGAACGATGAAGCTCATGTCGCCTTTGGCGGAGAAAAAGAATCCGGGCTCGGCCGTTTTAATGGCGAGTGGGCATTGGATAAATTTACGACTGTCAAATGGATTGGTGTTATGAATGGATACCGTAAGTACCCATTTTAA